Sequence from the Aquimarina sp. Aq107 genome:
ATTAAAAAAAGGAGAATACAACTATTTCTGTCCTTTAAATAAGACACCACAATACAAGTTGATTGTAAAGTAATTGTACATACAAGAACAAATAAAAAAAGCTTCCATAACAGGGAGCTTTTTTTATTAATACCTAAAACGATGTTAATTCAATTCATCACGAATTTTGTTTTTTTATTTTAGCGAAAAACTCAGTCAAGATGAAAAATGTAATTAGCGTATTCCTACTTTCTATGTTAGTAATTGCTTGCAAGCAAGAAACTAAAAAAGAATATCAATACGAAGAGGATGCTGAATTAAAGGAAACCGAAACAGTTCTGCATAAAATACCAACTACGACTGAAGCGATTGCCAATGCGAATGGCTTTAAAAACTGGAAAAAAGTTAAAGAAATAAAATTCACCTTTAATGTCGATAGAGATAGTAGTCATTTTGAACGTTCTTGGAATTGGAAACCAAAAAAAGATGAGGTTACAATGATTACTTCTAAGGATACCATTACCTATAACAGAACTAAAATAGATAGTACTACATTAAAAGCAGATCAAAGCTTTATTAATGATAAGTATTGGTTACTAGCTCCGTTTAACTTAATATGGGATGAAAATAGTTTCTCATCAGAACATGAACTAAAAGCGATTGCTCCTATAAGTTCTAAAGAAATGCAAAAACTTACCATTATTTATAAAAATGAAGGTGGGTATACTCCAGGGGATGCATACGATTTTTATTTTGAAGGTGATTTTAAAGTAAAAGAATGGGCATTTCGTGAAAAGAACAAAAAAGAAGCTTCCTTAATAACATCATGGGAAGATTATGATGATTTTAAAGGAATCAAAATTTCAAAAACTCGCAATAGAAACGAAGGTAGTTGGAAACTTCACTTTACTGGCATAAAAGTAATTACAGAATAACATTAGAAGAATATATTATTTAACAGCTCTTTTTGAAATAAAAAATGTAACAATTAATGCAATTAATGTTGCTATTAACAAGGCTGTAAAACTAAGCTTTAGGCTTTCTATTTTTGATAAAAAACCAAGAAACGGAGGGCTTATCAAAAAACCAAGATAACCAAATCCTGCAACGAAAGAAATTCCTTTCGCAGAAGAAACACCTTTGGTCTTACCAGCTAATCTAAATAACTCTGGAATAATCACAGAGAAACCTAAACCAATTAATCCAAAACCGATTATTGTTAGAACCAATGAAATACTTAACACAGCTAAAAAACCAATAGCGCTAATTAAAGATCCTCCTATAATTATTGCAAAAGACCCAAAATGTTTACTCACAGCATCCCCAAAAAAACGGCCTAGTGTCATCATTAAAGAAAAAGCAACAAAACCAAATCCAGAAATCTTCTCCGAAGATATTTTTACCACATCTTGCATATAAAGTTTACTCCAATGCTCTATTGCCCCTTCGCTACCCATAATTAAAAATGCAATAATTGTAAGTCCTAAGAGAGGTTTGATAAGTTCTAAATCCAACCGTTTTTTAGAAGATTCTTCTTTTTCACCTTTTACAGTTAAATATTGCTTACATACTAAAAAGTTGGTTAAAATCACAAATATTGCGGCATATAGCATATGTAAAAATGGAACCTCAAAATAAGTAATCAAAAAACCACCAATACCTGCTCCAATAACACCTCCTAAACTAAAAAAACCATGAGAAGCAGACATAATATGTACATCATCTTCTTGTTCTATTTCGGACACCAATGCATTCATTGCAATATCAGTTAGGCAAGCAAACAACCCTACAACGAATAACACAATACACAATATCAAATAACTTGGAGCAACAATTGGCATTAAAAAGAGTAAAGAAAAAATTGAAATCCCAATAATTGTAGTCTTACCGATACCAAATTTTCCAATAATCAAGGATGATAAAGGTATCATTGCCAACGTACCTAAAGCAAAACAAAAAAGTGCTATTCCCAATTGCGCATCATCAATTAGCAACTTAGCTCTAATTTTAGGTATATACAACACCCAAGTACCTGTCATTATATTAAGCGAAGCAAAAACCCAAGCAGGTCCAAAATATCGTAATTTAGTAAGAATAAGATATAAAGAATTCAATTCGTGTAGTTTAAACAATTAATATCATATCAAAATTAACTACAAAAATAAATTTAAGGTAAAACAAAGTATTCTAACAATAAGTCAATTTATTCTAAAAATAGCAATAATCTGTTTAATTATGATAATTTTGTCATATGAAGCCATCCTATGAGCAAATTTATCTAGAACAATCCAAGTCTTTAAAAATAGAAAGTTATACTAAGGATTCACTTTGTCACGAAATAAATTGGCATTTACATCCTGAATACGAAATTGTTTTTATTAAAAATGGAAATGGCATTATTCAGGTAGAATCCCATCTTGAAAACTACCAAGAAGGATTACTCATTTTTCTTAGCCCCAATATGCCACATATGCCCTTTGGAAATAAAGATTTTAGAGACAATGTAGAGGTTGTAATTCAATTTAATGAAGATTTTATTGAAGAAAAATTACATCATTTTCCGGAGTTTTCTATAATTTTAGATTTCATAAAGAAATCTCCTAAAGGTTGTATCTTTTCTCAGAAAATTAAAGAAGAATTATCTGCATCTTTTTTAAGATTTTCTAATCAAAATAATATCGAAAAGCTATTAAACTTTATTAATATTCTATATCAGCTTTCCATTTCCAAAAATTATAGATCAATTATAAAAACAAATCATCTAGATATTGACAAAACTTCTTTACCCAGAATATCAAAAGTTTTTGAATATGTAAATAAAAACTATGCTAAAAAAATCAAATCAGAAACTTTAGCTAAAGAATTAGGGTTAACTACAAATTCATTTTGCAGAATTTTCAAATCCTCTACAGGAAAGAATTTTATTAGTTTCTTAAATGAATTTAGAATTAAGAAAGCGCAAGAATTTTTCTATAACAGTAACAATATATCTATCTCAGAGGTGCTATACCAATGTGGGTTTAATGACCCTTCTTATTTCTGCAAACTCTTTAAAAAACAAACTGGTCTTTCGCCTTCTGCATATATTAAGACATTAAAATAGGGATCTTAATTTATAATTTCTGCAATATCCCTTTCTTAAGAATTTGACCAAACTCGTACATATCCTCATAAGAACAATAAAAAGGTGCTGGAGCTAATCTAATTACATTTGGTTCTCTCCAATCTGTAATTACTCCATTTTTCATTAAATAATCAAATAACTTTCTTCCTTCGCCATGGAGAAATACAGAGAGTTGTGTTCCTCTTTCTTCCTGACTCGAAGGAGTTATTATTTCAAAAGTACTTTCTACTTCTAAATCAATCGATTTCAACACAAATTCTAAATAAGCAACAATGAGATTTCGCTTTTTAATAAGTGCTTCCATCCCAACTTTTTCAAATAATTCTAGTGAAGCCAAATATGGTGCTAAGGATAAAATAGGAGCGTTACTCAATTGCCAAGCATCTGCATTAGGCATGGGCTCGAACTCTGGTTTCATCAAAAATCTAGATTCTCTTTTAGTCCCCCACCAACCTTCGAACCGTGGAATATCTTTTCTGTCATGAAATCGTTCATGTACAAAGCAGCCAGAAGCATTTCCTGGACCACTATTCATATACTTATAACTACACCAAGATGCAAAATCCACATCCCAATCATGTAATTTTAATTCTATATTACCCGCACCATGTGCAAGATCCCAACCAACAAAAGCTCCGATATCATGACCTGCTTTAGTAATGGTTTTCATATCAAAAACCTGACCTGTATAATAATTAACACCACCGATTAGAATTAAAGCACACTCCTCTCCTATTGATTTAATAGTAGATAAAATATCTTCTATCCTAAAATTATGTTCTCCAGGGCGTTTCTTAATTTCTACAATAGCACCTTTTGGATCATATCCATGAAATCTAACCTGACTCTGTAACATATATTGATCACTAGGAAATGCTTTCTCTTCACATATAATCTTATATCGTTTTCCTTGAGGTCGATAAAATGAAACCATTAGCAAATGGAGATTTACTGTTAAGGTGTTCATCACCGTAATCTCAGAGGGATTAGCTCCAACTATTCTACTAAGGGGTTTGGCTAAACGTTCGTGATAGTCCCACCAAGGCTTATCTGCATAAAAATGTCCTTCAACAGCAAGTTCTGCCCAATCTTTCATTACTTCATCGACATACTTCTTTGTGTTTTTAGGCTGAAGTCCTAAAGAATTTCCTGTAAAATATATAACCTCTTTTTCATTAACTTTAGGAAAAAGAAACTGATCTCTATAAGAACTTAAAGGATCTTGTTGATCTAACTTTTGAGCAAATTCTTTACTGTTTTCAAATTGCATTTTTGAGTTTTGATTCAAAAATACAGATTAGAAATGAGATTAAATAATCTTTTAAAATGCTGTTAAAAATATTGGGGAAATTATCACTTATCATTATCTTCATAACTAGCAAAAAACTCCTCATAAATATCATAAAAAAAGACACAAATCCCGAGTGTCTATAAATGTTCGGGCATACAATATCTCTTAAACTCATATTTTAATGAAAGAATTAAAAAAATTAGACGGTGTACAAGAAATTAGTAAAAAAGTTCAGAAAAATGTAAACGGTGGACATTGTCCTCCTTGCGGTCCAGGAGAATGTGGACAGATTATTTTCCCTGGGCCAGATTGGTTTTGCGCACCTTGCTAAATAATAAGTAGTGCAGTAGTTTTATATAAAACTACTGCAATTTTTTTAATATAGTTTTTGCTTCATCAAAATTATAATTTCCTTCATCTAAAAGAATATTTTCTAACATTGGTATTGCTTTATTTTTTCTATCTTGTTTTAGATACACTAATGCTTTATACCAATACCCTTTTGATTGATCAACAGCATCAGAGCTTATTAAGCTATCAAAATAATAAACCGCTTCTTCATATTTATTTAATTCCAATGCAGAAAGTCCAGCATATATAAACAGAGATGGTAATGTTTGATCTTTATTTTCTATATAATTTTTAAACAAATTATAACTTTCTTGATATTTCTTTTGCTCGAACATTTTTTGTCCTTCTGCCAACTGATTTTCATCACTTCTACTCGTAAGCGATGGCAAATCTTTCCATTCGCTATATAAAACGTACAAATCCTGAGGTGAACTTTTAGAATTGAATGTATACAAAACTATAAATACTATAAAAGAAGCTGCCATCAATATAGAAACCCTTACTTTATTCTTAAACCAAGAAGAGCTATTATTTTTTTGATAAGCGTTCTTAGCTTTAATAATTGTATCTTTTAATTGTTTAGCCTCTTTACTTTTAAAATAAGATTCTACTTCGTTAACATCTTCTTTATCTGGAGTAAATGATTCATCAATCCAAGCAGATTCGTCAGTTAAAGCAAACAACTCTTGGTGTATCTTGAATTCGTGTAATAATTCAGGATTATTTTTTAATAATTCTTCAAAAAGTGCTTTTTCTTCTATAGAAAGTTCTTCTCTAAGATATGCATCGATTTGATCATGATATTTTTCTTGGTGGTTAGCGTCCATTATGATATCAATTTTTTAAATCGTTTATCGGATTTAACACTTTCTATAAGTTTAGCTTTACATTTAAAAACTCGTTGTCTAGCAACTGTTTCCGAAGAATATGATAATTGCTTAACGATTTCTGCGTAAGATACTTTTTTAAGAAATAAGGTTAATACCTGTCTGCAATTATCCGATAGTTTATCTAATTTCTCTTTAAAAAGCTCCCATCGTTCTTGTTCAAGTAAAGCATATGCCATATCCGATTCTTCACTTACCAGTTCCTTTACTTCTGTATTTGTTACCCGTTTTCTTTTATTTAATTCTCTGCGCCACAAATTTTTACATGCTGTAAATATATAAGCTTCAAAGGTAGAGGTAATAGTTTCTAATTCTCTACATCTAATTCTAGCAGAGATCTGCATTAAAACTTTCTGAAAAATATCTTCTGCATCTACTTCTTGTCCTTTATTACTAAGAACAAAACCTAAGACTTTAGGGAAAAAAGAGGTGTAAATTTCCGTTATCACTCTTTCATCTGAGTTCAGAATTCCTTGTATAAAATATTTATTTTCTGGCATTAATTTTGTGAAAATAATTTCGAAAATTGGGTAACAAAACTAGTTCTTCTGAAACTAACTAAAGAGGTTCTAATCATAAAACTTTATCAATTTTAAAGTTTTATCAATATCACACAATAAAAATCGCAATTTATGAGAAAAATCACAATTATTCTATTACTAGGGATTTTTACATTCTTTTCACAAAACTGTTCTTCTGATGAACACTCAAATTTTGAGGAAAACATAAAAATAAAGGAGAACTTTAATAGCAAAAATAACGGAGCTTCAAGCTCTGATAGTGTCTCATTAACAATTTGTCAGATCGCGTATATCTTTAATGATCCAAATATAACTCTTTCCGAAAAAGAGATCATAAGAAAGCGGTATCATACCAACCATTTTAGAATCTATGATTATACAATCATAAGTAATTATAAGGAAATATGGTCCGTTAATTGTCTTGATTATGAAACTTACAATGAAAATAATCCGAATTGTGACACTGATGGTTGTTATAGCTGTGCAATAGGTGGATGTGGGTCAAGCGACCCCGAAGAAGACGGGCCAGATGACCCATTTGAAATCATAAAAAATCTTCAACAGAATGAATAAAAACAGAATTCATTACCTATTAATTTTCTAAGATTGGGTAACAGATTATATTATTGTGAACTACCCTTTGAAAACTAATTAGCATAAGGTTTTCAAAATAAATAATTATCAATATTTTTAAATAAATTATCATCATGAAAAAAAACACAAATATTATTTTAATTTCATTTTTATTCTTTTTACTACAAGGGTGTTCTGTAGATGAACAAGAATTGATGGAAGAAAATTTAAAACTAACTGAGCAGGTTAATAACAAAAGTGTTCGCAGTGGTGATGAAGGGCCTATTCTTGAAGGATGTGAAATCGAGTATACATTTAGTGATCCTTTCTTAAGTCCCGCCCAGAAAGCTGCTATTAGAAACTCTTACGGCTTTTTTTATTCTTATACTGTAGTCGATCATGATACGGAAATATGGGTTGTTAATTGCGCTACATATCACAATTATGAGGATTTGAACCCTGGTTGTGATGGTAATGGTTGTTATGTGCAAACATCTGGTTGTCCAAGAGGTGGTTGCGGATCTACAGATCCTAAACCAGACGGACCTACAGATCCTTTTGGGAATCACAGATAACAACTAAATCAATAATTGGGAGAACAAGATATTGAATTATGGATTGTAAATTGCCTCGAGTTTGATGCTAACAATTCTCAAAATTCGGAATGTGATATTAATGGATGTTACGAAAAAACAGATTCAAGGTTACGGATCTTCGAATCCTCCATTAAATCGACCTAGCAATCCTTTTGAATAATCAGATCAAGTTCTTCATTAAAAATATTCCATAATCTAACTTAATAAGAGCGTTTAAAATGTTGAAAATTCATTGTAATAGAAAACACATCATTTTATTTGCTCTTATTCTTACTTTAATGGGTATTAATGCTCAAAATAGACCTTCGGATTCATATTATCAAATTGAGAATAATAAAACATATACCGACCTAGATAAAATAAAACATTTCCGTACTCTTCTCGAAAAACTTATTATTGATAAAAATGAGAAGCAATATGGACTTGATTTGACTGGTTTTTCGCGATGGTTATACCAAAATGAACATTATGAAGAGGGTATATTACAAACAAAAAAAGCAATTAATTTTTATAAGTCGTACAAACCATACAATAGTAAATTTCACCTTTACAACCTTAATCTTTTGGCTAGCTTTTATTCTGGAATCCAAGATTATACCAGTTCCAATAAAATTTTACTTAAAATCTTAAAAAATAATGAAACCAAAAATTGGCAAGGTAAAATTTATAGAAACATCGCAGAAAATTATCATGCAGAAGCAAATTATCATACTGCCACAAACTATTTTCTTAAAGCCTCAGTGGCATATCGTAAAGAAAAACGATACCGAAAACTATTCGACAATACGCTTTGGTTATCAAAAAATTATCAAAATATTTTAGATGACACTAGCACTAAAAAAGGTATTACGAGTATAAAAGAATTAGATACTTTAAAACCATATATAGAATATAACCTATATGATGAATATCTTATTAATGAAAGACTTGGAAATCTTTATAATTATGAAAGCTTATTTCATCCCTGTACAAGTTTACCCTATTACAAAAAAGCATTATCTATAGCCGAAGAGTTAAAACAAAATCGGAATATTTCTTTAATTAATAATAACATAGGTTATGTATATCGAGATATAGATAATGATTCTGCATTATTTTATTTTACAAAAGCACTTTCATATTCTCATAATGACAATATACTAAATGCTCAAAATCTATATTCATTAGGATTAGCATATCTAGATCAGGAAAAATATGACCTTGCATATAATTACTTAAATCTTTCTTTAAATAAATTAAAAATAGACCAAAAAATATCAAAAATTTCTGATGAAAACAGTATCAAATTAATTAACAACAACTTAGGTATCCAAGTTTTAAAAAACATGGCAATCACCAAAATCAAACAATTTGAAGTTAAAGATTCTAAAGAACTACTAAAGAAAACTTTTTTACATTTAAAGCAGGCAGATCAATTAATCGATCTTATAAAATTAAAGAGCACACATCAGGAGTCTAAATTGTTTTGGAGAGGATTAGCATCAGATATTTATATAAATCTGGTAAAAGTTTGTTATCTACTTAATGATACTAAATTGGCATATCACTACCTAGAAAAGAACAAGTCACTTTTATTATTAGAAGATCTAACAAAAGAGCGTTCTAAAACTTTTTTTAATATTCCTGATAACATTATAAGAAAAGAACTTTCTTATAAACAGAAAATGGCTAGCATCAAAAACAAATCACTTTCAAAAAATTACACGGATAAATCTCGTTCGCTTGAGCTTTTTGATATTAACAATCAATATAAATCCTTTATTGATTCTCTGCAATATAGCTATCCAAAATATTATCAAAACAAGGAGAAGGCTACTATTTTACCTTTTAAGGATGTAATCAAAAAAGCATCTAAAACAAATACATCCTTTGTTCATTACATTCTTAATGATCAATCAGGATATGGTTTAATTATTTCAAAAAACAAACAAGAACTATTTGAAATACAAAATATTCCATTACTTCAAAAAAATATAGGTAAATATAATTTACTTGTATCAAAACCTTTTTCTTCTAAAACTGAGCAAAAAGAATTTCTGA
This genomic interval carries:
- a CDS encoding CHAT domain-containing protein, which codes for MLKIHCNRKHIILFALILTLMGINAQNRPSDSYYQIENNKTYTDLDKIKHFRTLLEKLIIDKNEKQYGLDLTGFSRWLYQNEHYEEGILQTKKAINFYKSYKPYNSKFHLYNLNLLASFYSGIQDYTSSNKILLKILKNNETKNWQGKIYRNIAENYHAEANYHTATNYFLKASVAYRKEKRYRKLFDNTLWLSKNYQNILDDTSTKKGITSIKELDTLKPYIEYNLYDEYLINERLGNLYNYESLFHPCTSLPYYKKALSIAEELKQNRNISLINNNIGYVYRDIDNDSALFYFTKALSYSHNDNILNAQNLYSLGLAYLDQEKYDLAYNYLNLSLNKLKIDQKISKISDENSIKLINNNLGIQVLKNMAITKIKQFEVKDSKELLKKTFLHLKQADQLIDLIKLKSTHQESKLFWRGLASDIYINLVKVCYLLNDTKLAYHYLEKNKSLLLLEDLTKERSKTFFNIPDNIIRKELSYKQKMASIKNKSLSKNYTDKSRSLELFDINNQYKSFIDSLQYSYPKYYQNKEKATILPFKDVIKKASKTNTSFVHYILNDQSGYGLIISKNKQELFEIQNIPLLQKNIGKYNLLVSKPFSSKTEQKEFLKVSKELYKNLFPKKLLKKERKKIIFIPDDNLLSIPFEGLLQENNRYLIEDYDISYAYSISFLEQNKDLKRAYEKEFLGFAPIDYNNLSTLINSSKEINTIATKFKGDILFRKEASNENLINSLSSYKIIHLSTHANANDSITPWIATSTKNITLNDIYSTKNNAELVTLSACNTSIGKLQKGEGVMSLARGFFNTGANSVVSTLWKADDQSTQKIITNFYTYLKKGKSKPEALRQAKLEYLKNHSLSETSPYYWSSLILIGDPDPMYSSINIWYILIGILLSSLFIFLFYKKK
- a CDS encoding CDC27 family protein, with the protein product MDANHQEKYHDQIDAYLREELSIEEKALFEELLKNNPELLHEFKIHQELFALTDESAWIDESFTPDKEDVNEVESYFKSKEAKQLKDTIIKAKNAYQKNNSSSWFKNKVRVSILMAASFIVFIVLYTFNSKSSPQDLYVLYSEWKDLPSLTSRSDENQLAEGQKMFEQKKYQESYNLFKNYIENKDQTLPSLFIYAGLSALELNKYEEAVYYFDSLISSDAVDQSKGYWYKALVYLKQDRKNKAIPMLENILLDEGNYNFDEAKTILKKLQ
- a CDS encoding MFS transporter gives rise to the protein MNSLYLILTKLRYFGPAWVFASLNIMTGTWVLYIPKIRAKLLIDDAQLGIALFCFALGTLAMIPLSSLIIGKFGIGKTTIIGISIFSLLFLMPIVAPSYLILCIVLFVVGLFACLTDIAMNALVSEIEQEDDVHIMSASHGFFSLGGVIGAGIGGFLITYFEVPFLHMLYAAIFVILTNFLVCKQYLTVKGEKEESSKKRLDLELIKPLLGLTIIAFLIMGSEGAIEHWSKLYMQDVVKISSEKISGFGFVAFSLMMTLGRFFGDAVSKHFGSFAIIIGGSLISAIGFLAVLSISLVLTIIGFGLIGLGFSVIIPELFRLAGKTKGVSSAKGISFVAGFGYLGFLISPPFLGFLSKIESLKLSFTALLIATLIALIVTFFISKRAVK
- a CDS encoding RNA polymerase sigma factor, with translation MPENKYFIQGILNSDERVITEIYTSFFPKVLGFVLSNKGQEVDAEDIFQKVLMQISARIRCRELETITSTFEAYIFTACKNLWRRELNKRKRVTNTEVKELVSEESDMAYALLEQERWELFKEKLDKLSDNCRQVLTLFLKKVSYAEIVKQLSYSSETVARQRVFKCKAKLIESVKSDKRFKKLIS
- the kynU gene encoding kynureninase; protein product: MQFENSKEFAQKLDQQDPLSSYRDQFLFPKVNEKEVIYFTGNSLGLQPKNTKKYVDEVMKDWAELAVEGHFYADKPWWDYHERLAKPLSRIVGANPSEITVMNTLTVNLHLLMVSFYRPQGKRYKIICEEKAFPSDQYMLQSQVRFHGYDPKGAIVEIKKRPGEHNFRIEDILSTIKSIGEECALILIGGVNYYTGQVFDMKTITKAGHDIGAFVGWDLAHGAGNIELKLHDWDVDFASWCSYKYMNSGPGNASGCFVHERFHDRKDIPRFEGWWGTKRESRFLMKPEFEPMPNADAWQLSNAPILSLAPYLASLELFEKVGMEALIKKRNLIVAYLEFVLKSIDLEVESTFEIITPSSQEERGTQLSVFLHGEGRKLFDYLMKNGVITDWREPNVIRLAPAPFYCSYEDMYEFGQILKKGILQKL
- a CDS encoding AraC family transcriptional regulator, encoding MKPSYEQIYLEQSKSLKIESYTKDSLCHEINWHLHPEYEIVFIKNGNGIIQVESHLENYQEGLLIFLSPNMPHMPFGNKDFRDNVEVVIQFNEDFIEEKLHHFPEFSIILDFIKKSPKGCIFSQKIKEELSASFLRFSNQNNIEKLLNFINILYQLSISKNYRSIIKTNHLDIDKTSLPRISKVFEYVNKNYAKKIKSETLAKELGLTTNSFCRIFKSSTGKNFISFLNEFRIKKAQEFFYNSNNISISEVLYQCGFNDPSYFCKLFKKQTGLSPSAYIKTLK